In one Roseburia intestinalis L1-82 genomic region, the following are encoded:
- a CDS encoding alanine/glycine:cation symporter family protein, with translation MLKAIDDFVWGVPLIVLILAVGIFLTIRLRGLQITKLPLAIKHMVANEKNGEHGEVSSFGALCTALSATIGTGNIVGVATALVAGGPGALFWMWIAALLGTATKYSECLLAIKYRVVAKDGHIVGGPFYYIENGMGEKWKWLAKIFAFFGVGVGLLGIGTFTQINGITSAVNNFFDPQNTWTVELFGRTYSWTVVIAGIILTLCVALVIIGGIKRISTVAQVVVPFMALLYVVVVLIILFTHLSAIPGAIVEIVQSAFGLRAAAGGTLGSILIAMQMGIARGIFSNEAGLGSAPIAAAAAKTNEPVTQGLVSMLGTIIDTVIICTMTGLSIVITGAWDMGLEGVSVTTKAFQIGLPFPEQVASFVLMLCLVFFAFTTILGWNYYSEKCLEYLVGDKKTVLKGYRWLYILAVFIGPFMTVSAVWTIADIFNGLMALPNLVALVALSGVVVAETKKYFEKQKY, from the coding sequence ATGTTAAAAGCGATTGATGATTTCGTCTGGGGAGTTCCACTGATCGTGTTGATCTTAGCGGTTGGTATCTTTCTTACGATCCGGCTGCGTGGACTTCAGATCACGAAACTGCCACTTGCCATAAAACATATGGTGGCAAATGAAAAAAACGGAGAACACGGGGAAGTTTCAAGTTTCGGCGCACTCTGCACAGCATTGTCTGCAACGATCGGAACAGGTAACATTGTCGGCGTGGCAACCGCGCTTGTCGCCGGAGGACCGGGTGCACTGTTCTGGATGTGGATCGCAGCACTGCTTGGAACGGCGACGAAATATTCCGAGTGTCTGCTTGCAATTAAATACCGTGTTGTGGCAAAGGACGGTCATATCGTCGGAGGACCGTTTTATTACATCGAAAACGGAATGGGTGAAAAATGGAAATGGCTCGCAAAAATTTTTGCATTTTTCGGTGTCGGAGTAGGTTTACTTGGAATCGGAACTTTTACGCAGATCAACGGGATCACAAGTGCCGTGAACAATTTCTTTGATCCGCAGAATACATGGACGGTGGAACTGTTTGGCAGAACCTATTCCTGGACGGTTGTGATCGCAGGTATTATTCTGACACTGTGTGTGGCACTGGTTATCATTGGCGGTATTAAGCGTATTTCCACAGTAGCACAGGTTGTGGTACCTTTTATGGCACTGCTTTATGTCGTTGTGGTACTGATCATACTATTTACGCATCTTAGCGCAATTCCGGGAGCAATCGTAGAGATCGTGCAGAGTGCATTTGGACTTCGTGCGGCTGCAGGTGGAACCCTTGGATCGATCCTGATCGCCATGCAGATGGGAATTGCCCGCGGAATCTTTTCGAATGAGGCAGGACTTGGCAGTGCGCCGATCGCAGCGGCAGCGGCAAAGACAAATGAGCCGGTGACACAGGGACTTGTATCCATGCTGGGAACGATCATTGACACGGTGATCATCTGTACGATGACCGGACTTTCCATCGTGATCACAGGAGCCTGGGATATGGGATTAGAAGGTGTCTCTGTAACCACGAAAGCATTTCAGATAGGACTGCCATTCCCGGAGCAGGTGGCATCTTTTGTGTTAATGTTATGTCTTGTATTCTTCGCATTTACGACGATCCTTGGATGGAATTATTACAGTGAAAAATGTCTGGAATATCTGGTTGGGGACAAAAAGACTGTTTTAAAGGGATATCGCTGGCTGTATATCCTTGCAGTGTTTATAGGACCATTTATGACGGTATCTGCTGTATGGACGATCGCAGATATCTTTAACGGGCTGATGGCATTGCCGAACCTTGTTGCACTCGTTGCTTTGAGTGGGGTGGTAGTTGCAGAGACGAAGAAATACTTTGAAAAACAGAAATATTAG
- a CDS encoding glycoside hydrolase family 43 protein produces the protein MRKQSKIIFYAGIVLGFAAVLTGVALSGGRKIPKDFTVSYEGIKTADITAGVSVHDPSVIEVDGTYYIFGSHMSGASSEDLRNWTSIGDGYTQSNPIFDDLLGTEHVFDYTGSRDSVIPTDDGTYHVWAPDVVYNRAQDLYYMYFCTSSTWNASNLCYAVSDKPEGPYTWKGALIYSGFTKDTIEATDVLDYVDIDYAKKNYIMAGNKYNYEKYPNAIDPTVFYDADGKMWMVYGSWSGGIFLLEIDEKTGLVIHPKEDEKNGVDPYFGKRLLGGGHKSIEGPYILYDEESGYYYLFVSYGSLTREGGYQMRVFRSKTVDGEYVDMNGAYPGMWDDNAAYGLKLSGNYYLPGLNKAYMATGHNSAFVDEDGKKYIVYHTRFDNGQEYHEPRVHQYFLNQDGWPCMLPYATDGETIAESGYDISEVAGTYYVINQGTAISARIAQPVKLVLMENGKVYGENLEGIWSMEQGTCYMTITYGEKEYNGVFCQMKDEAGTDVMTFSAAGADESVWGVKYFE, from the coding sequence ATGAGAAAACAAAGCAAAATCATTTTTTATGCAGGAATTGTATTGGGGTTTGCAGCAGTGCTTACGGGGGTGGCACTGTCGGGGGGCAGGAAGATCCCGAAGGATTTTACAGTGAGTTATGAAGGAATCAAAACGGCGGATATTACGGCGGGCGTCAGTGTACATGATCCATCCGTGATAGAGGTGGACGGTACCTATTACATTTTCGGATCGCATATGTCAGGGGCATCATCTGAGGATCTGCGGAACTGGACATCAATCGGTGACGGATATACGCAGTCGAATCCGATCTTTGATGATCTGCTTGGAACAGAGCATGTATTTGATTATACGGGAAGCAGAGACTCTGTGATACCGACTGACGATGGGACTTATCATGTCTGGGCACCGGACGTGGTCTATAACAGGGCACAGGACTTATATTACATGTATTTTTGCACGTCTTCGACCTGGAATGCATCGAATCTGTGTTATGCGGTTTCAGATAAACCGGAAGGACCGTATACATGGAAGGGAGCGCTCATCTATTCCGGATTTACAAAAGATACGATCGAGGCGACCGATGTGCTCGATTACGTGGACATCGACTATGCAAAAAAGAACTACATCATGGCGGGAAATAAATATAACTATGAGAAATATCCAAATGCGATCGATCCGACCGTTTTTTATGATGCGGACGGAAAAATGTGGATGGTCTACGGTTCATGGTCGGGTGGGATTTTTCTGTTAGAGATCGATGAGAAAACAGGCCTGGTCATCCACCCCAAAGAAGATGAAAAAAACGGTGTGGATCCGTATTTTGGCAAACGTCTGCTTGGCGGCGGACACAAATCGATCGAGGGACCTTACATTCTCTATGATGAGGAAAGCGGATATTATTATCTGTTTGTTTCCTATGGTTCCCTGACGAGAGAGGGCGGCTATCAGATGCGTGTGTTCCGCTCAAAAACGGTGGATGGAGAGTATGTCGATATGAATGGGGCATATCCGGGGATGTGGGATGACAATGCAGCTTATGGCTTAAAACTTTCCGGCAATTATTATCTGCCGGGTCTTAATAAGGCATATATGGCGACCGGGCACAATTCAGCTTTTGTGGATGAAGATGGAAAGAAATATATTGTATACCACACGCGCTTTGACAACGGACAGGAATATCACGAGCCGCGTGTACACCAGTATTTTCTGAATCAGGATGGATGGCCATGTATGCTTCCGTATGCGACAGACGGCGAGACGATCGCAGAAAGCGGTTATGACATTTCGGAAGTGGCGGGAACTTATTATGTGATCAACCAGGGAACTGCGATCAGTGCCAGGATTGCACAGCCGGTAAAACTGGTACTGATGGAGAATGGAAAAGTGTACGGCGAAAACTTAGAAGGCATCTGGAGTATGGAGCAGGGCACCTGTTATATGACGATCACATACGGGGAAAAAGAATATAACGGTGTATTCTGTCAGATGAAAGATGAAGCAGGCACGGATGTTATGACATTTTCTGCGGCAGGAGCAGATGAGAGTGTCTGGGGCGTTAAATATTTTGAGTAA
- a CDS encoding tRNA dihydrouridine synthase, whose product MTKMKFYLAPMEGLTGFVFRNAYQKHFGNIDTYFTPFINNKKMNYKEIKDILPEHNEGMHVVPQILTNRAEDFLAIAKELGNYGYESVNLNLGCPSGTVVAKHRGAGFLAVPEELDHFLEEIFAECPLRISVKTRVGVNDAGEWEHLLSIYEKFPMEELIIHPRVQKDFYNNTPDMEAFLYAVENSRHTLCYNGDICSVEDYRTWRQQMEEKRKCAFMQESGQQTDPEDTGSLVSHLMLGRGVLKNPGLIGELTGHAPITKDQFHAFHDDILKGYLDVMSGERNTLFRMKELWFYFAKYFTEPEKYVKQINKTQHVAEYRVIVDNLFREQEWEQK is encoded by the coding sequence ATGACAAAAATGAAATTTTATTTAGCACCGATGGAGGGACTTACCGGTTTTGTGTTCCGAAATGCATATCAGAAACATTTTGGAAATATAGATACCTATTTTACACCATTCATTAATAATAAAAAGATGAATTACAAAGAGATCAAAGACATTCTGCCGGAACATAATGAAGGGATGCATGTGGTTCCACAGATTCTGACGAATCGTGCAGAAGATTTTCTGGCAATCGCAAAAGAGTTAGGAAACTATGGTTACGAGAGCGTCAATTTAAATCTGGGGTGCCCGTCCGGGACGGTCGTGGCAAAGCACCGCGGCGCAGGATTTCTTGCGGTGCCGGAGGAACTGGATCACTTTTTAGAAGAGATCTTTGCGGAATGTCCGCTCCGGATCTCCGTCAAAACACGTGTCGGTGTCAATGATGCCGGGGAGTGGGAGCATCTTCTTTCCATCTATGAAAAATTTCCGATGGAGGAACTGATCATTCATCCGCGTGTACAGAAGGACTTTTATAACAATACTCCGGATATGGAAGCGTTTTTATATGCGGTAGAAAACAGCAGACATACGCTATGTTACAACGGTGACATCTGCTCCGTGGAGGATTACCGGACATGGAGACAGCAGATGGAAGAAAAAAGGAAATGTGCTTTTATGCAGGAATCCGGGCAGCAGACGGATCCGGAGGACACTGGCAGCCTGGTGTCCCATCTCATGCTTGGAAGAGGAGTTTTAAAAAATCCGGGTCTGATCGGAGAACTCACAGGACATGCGCCGATCACAAAGGATCAGTTTCATGCGTTTCATGATGACATATTAAAAGGATATCTGGATGTAATGTCAGGGGAGCGCAACACGCTGTTTCGTATGAAAGAGCTGTGGTTTTATTTTGCAAAATATTTTACAGAACCCGAAAAATATGTAAAGCAGATCAATAAGACACAGCATGTGGCGGAGTACCGTGTGATTGTTGATAATCTGTTCCGCGAGCAGGAATGGGAACAAAAATAA
- a CDS encoding phage tail tip lysozyme: MRTAMKSYAKKIMTRLAAGAMALLLAVGTAATDMSVYAAETKTQEGTTEKKKITGFADLSDNPKEIRMTGKISLNRLLAKMPQSIDVYLDGGKETTSIPVTWSCVGDYDTTNYFVYEFDPKWDTDQYSLGAGQKDKIPYINVVISGTSLYKGAAISQDEKKSNEKKVYKFAKRKLKLNTAAACGVLANIESESSFNPTISVIDTNGKISYGICQWNASRFDDLRNYCSSNGYDYTSIDGQLKFLKYELEHSEKYAFSKVKNVENTADGAYTAGYNWAKYFERCNSVYFEGRAKRARDVYWAKYNGDSPDDPDNPDNPDDPVTKKYTIKYVLYDGENSDANPSSYKITTETITLKKAKKKGYTFEGWYKESSFKNRITTIPKGSKGNLTIYAKWKANKYTVRFHGNKATSGSMQEMKNLEYDMDYTLRKNKFKRKGYKFVRWNTKADGSGKKYGNKEEIENLSAKNGAVVDLYAQWSRDTYKITYKTNGGELADGTAKKYNVDTRTFKLKTPVRYGYIFKGWYKDKKCTRRVTQVKKGTIGNLTFYAKWQINKYKIKYDGNGATSGSMKGVSVCQYGKTYTLTKNKFKRTGYVFEGWNTKKNGKGDFYEDGEDIRNITAKNGKTVTLYAQWSKKQYTIKYVLDGGTISSENPTGYYYDTPTIQLAAAAKEGYTFKGWYTDSAFKNKITKIKKGTRKNYKLYAKWKINTYNIVFDGNGATSGSMKSISSCKYNTSYKLSANTFQRNGYKFIGWSTKADGSDTFYGDGATVSNLSLTNGATVKLYAQWEAL, translated from the coding sequence ATGAGGACAGCTATGAAAAGTTATGCAAAAAAAATCATGACAAGACTGGCAGCAGGGGCGATGGCGCTCCTGCTTGCTGTCGGTACGGCTGCAACAGATATGTCTGTGTATGCAGCAGAAACGAAAACACAGGAAGGCACGACGGAAAAGAAAAAGATCACAGGATTTGCAGATCTTTCGGACAACCCGAAAGAGATTCGTATGACAGGTAAAATCAGCCTGAACCGCCTGCTTGCCAAGATGCCGCAGAGCATTGATGTTTATCTGGATGGCGGCAAAGAGACAACGAGTATTCCGGTAACCTGGAGCTGTGTCGGAGACTATGACACGACGAATTATTTTGTCTATGAATTTGACCCGAAATGGGATACCGATCAGTATTCACTTGGAGCAGGACAAAAGGACAAAATTCCATACATCAATGTGGTGATCTCAGGGACAAGTCTCTATAAAGGTGCAGCCATTTCTCAGGATGAGAAAAAATCCAACGAAAAAAAAGTATATAAATTTGCGAAAAGAAAGCTCAAATTAAATACAGCAGCGGCCTGTGGTGTGCTTGCCAATATTGAGAGTGAATCTTCTTTTAACCCAACCATAAGCGTCATTGATACCAACGGCAAGATCAGTTATGGTATCTGTCAGTGGAATGCTTCGAGATTTGATGACCTGAGAAACTACTGCAGCAGCAATGGTTATGATTATACTTCCATCGACGGGCAGCTTAAGTTTTTAAAATACGAACTGGAACATTCCGAGAAATATGCATTTTCCAAAGTGAAAAATGTCGAAAACACTGCAGACGGAGCCTATACAGCCGGGTATAACTGGGCAAAATATTTTGAGCGCTGTAACAGTGTATATTTTGAAGGACGTGCGAAACGCGCAAGAGATGTCTACTGGGCAAAATATAACGGTGACAGTCCGGATGATCCGGATAACCCGGATAACCCGGACGATCCGGTAACAAAGAAATATACCATCAAATATGTACTCTATGATGGGGAAAATAGCGATGCCAATCCATCGTCTTATAAGATCACAACAGAAACGATCACATTGAAAAAAGCAAAGAAAAAAGGTTATACATTTGAAGGATGGTATAAGGAGAGCAGCTTTAAAAACAGGATCACAACGATCCCGAAAGGATCAAAAGGCAACCTTACCATTTATGCAAAATGGAAAGCAAATAAATATACCGTTCGCTTTCATGGAAACAAGGCAACCAGCGGCAGTATGCAGGAGATGAAAAATCTCGAATATGATATGGATTATACCCTTAGAAAAAATAAATTTAAACGCAAGGGGTATAAATTTGTCCGTTGGAACACAAAGGCAGATGGAAGTGGAAAGAAATACGGCAACAAGGAAGAAATCGAGAACCTTTCTGCAAAAAACGGTGCAGTTGTTGATCTGTATGCACAGTGGTCAAGGGATACTTACAAGATCACTTACAAAACGAACGGCGGAGAACTTGCGGATGGTACTGCAAAGAAATACAACGTAGATACCAGAACGTTCAAATTAAAAACACCGGTCAGATATGGCTATATATTTAAAGGCTGGTATAAAGACAAAAAATGCACCAGACGTGTCACACAGGTCAAAAAAGGTACAATTGGAAATCTGACCTTTTATGCAAAGTGGCAGATCAATAAATATAAAATCAAATACGATGGAAACGGCGCAACCAGCGGTTCCATGAAAGGTGTCTCTGTCTGCCAATATGGCAAGACCTATACGCTTACAAAAAATAAATTCAAGCGCACGGGTTATGTGTTTGAGGGCTGGAATACAAAGAAAAACGGCAAAGGTGATTTTTATGAAGACGGAGAGGATATCCGTAATATCACAGCGAAAAACGGTAAGACAGTCACACTGTATGCGCAGTGGAGCAAAAAGCAGTACACGATAAAATATGTACTTGACGGAGGAACCATTTCGTCTGAAAATCCGACCGGCTACTATTACGACACACCTACGATTCAGCTTGCAGCAGCTGCCAAAGAAGGATATACCTTTAAAGGATGGTATACGGATTCTGCATTTAAAAACAAGATCACGAAGATCAAAAAGGGAACCCGTAAAAATTACAAACTGTATGCAAAATGGAAGATCAATACTTACAATATCGTGTTTGACGGAAATGGAGCAACCAGTGGTTCGATGAAATCGATCAGTTCCTGCAAATACAATACAAGCTATAAACTCTCTGCAAATACATTCCAGAGAAATGGATATAAGTTTATCGGATGGAGTACCAAAGCGGATGGCAGCGATACTTTTTATGGAGATGGTGCAACAGTATCAAATCTTTCCCTTACAAATGGAGCAACAGTAAAACTATATGCACAGTGGGAAGCTTTGTAG